The following coding sequences lie in one Kribbella sp. NBC_00709 genomic window:
- the narH gene encoding nitrate reductase subunit beta, with protein MKVMAQMAMVMNLDKCIGCHTCSVTCKQAWTNRSGTEYVWFNNVETRPGLGYPRTYEDQEKWKGGWELTKRGRIKLKGGGRLKNLMTIFSNPKLPSIGEYYEPWTYDYSTLTDAPAQEHSPVARPKSLISGKNMKIEWSANWDDDLGGSTATAHRDPMLKKIADKVKFEFEQTFMFYLPRICEHCLNPSCAASCPSGAIYKRAEDGIVLVDQDRCRGWRKCVSGCPYKKVYFNHRTGKAEKCTFCFPRIEVGLPTVCAETCVGRLRYIGLMLYDADKVLAAASTTDDEGLYEAQREVFLDPFDPEVIREAERAGIARDWIDAAQRSPIYALINTFKVALPLHPEYRTMPMVWYIPPLSPVVDVVAETGEDAEDRGNLFAAIDALRIPVEYLAELFTAGDVVPVDAVLKKLAAMRCYMRDINLGRHPDGSIPAAVGMSEEEMYDMYRLLAIAKYDERYVIPPAHAEQAHSLEELSTECSVSEYGGGQHDLFGEGSGTPTPVAVENFQMLQDRQTSDTLAGPEGKGNRVNLLNWDGKGSPPGMFPPKGSDS; from the coding sequence ATGAAGGTCATGGCGCAGATGGCGATGGTGATGAACCTGGACAAGTGCATCGGGTGCCACACCTGCTCGGTCACCTGCAAACAGGCGTGGACCAACCGATCCGGCACCGAGTACGTCTGGTTCAACAATGTCGAGACCAGGCCCGGGCTCGGCTACCCACGCACCTACGAGGACCAGGAGAAGTGGAAGGGCGGATGGGAGCTCACCAAGCGCGGGCGGATCAAACTCAAGGGCGGTGGACGGCTGAAGAACCTGATGACGATCTTCTCCAACCCCAAACTGCCCTCGATCGGCGAATACTACGAGCCGTGGACGTACGACTACTCGACCCTGACCGACGCGCCGGCCCAGGAACACAGCCCGGTCGCACGGCCCAAGTCGTTGATCAGCGGCAAGAACATGAAGATCGAGTGGTCTGCGAACTGGGACGACGACCTCGGCGGTTCGACCGCCACCGCGCACCGCGACCCGATGCTGAAGAAGATCGCCGACAAGGTGAAGTTCGAGTTCGAGCAGACCTTCATGTTCTACCTGCCGCGGATCTGCGAGCACTGCCTGAACCCGTCGTGCGCGGCGTCCTGCCCCAGCGGCGCCATCTACAAGCGCGCGGAGGACGGCATCGTCCTGGTCGACCAGGACAGGTGCCGCGGCTGGCGCAAGTGCGTCTCGGGCTGTCCCTACAAGAAGGTCTACTTCAACCACCGAACCGGTAAGGCCGAGAAATGCACCTTCTGCTTCCCGCGCATCGAGGTCGGCCTGCCAACCGTTTGCGCGGAAACCTGCGTGGGCCGGCTCCGCTACATCGGTCTGATGCTGTACGACGCCGACAAGGTGCTCGCGGCCGCATCCACGACCGATGACGAAGGGCTCTACGAGGCCCAGCGCGAGGTGTTCCTCGATCCGTTCGATCCCGAGGTGATCCGGGAGGCGGAACGAGCTGGCATCGCCCGCGACTGGATCGATGCCGCCCAGCGATCCCCGATCTACGCCCTGATCAACACCTTCAAGGTCGCGCTGCCGCTACATCCGGAGTACCGGACGATGCCGATGGTCTGGTACATCCCACCGCTCTCCCCCGTCGTCGATGTGGTCGCGGAGACCGGGGAGGATGCCGAGGACAGGGGCAACCTCTTCGCGGCGATCGACGCCCTGCGGATCCCGGTCGAGTACCTCGCCGAACTGTTCACCGCCGGGGACGTCGTACCGGTTGACGCGGTGCTCAAGAAGCTCGCCGCGATGCGTTGCTACATGCGCGACATCAACCTCGGCCGTCACCCGGACGGCTCGATCCCGGCCGCTGTCGGGATGAGTGAGGAGGAGATGTACGACATGTACCGTCTCCTGGCGATCGCGAAGTACGACGAGCGCTACGTGATCCCTCCAGCGCACGCCGAACAGGCGCACTCGCTGGAGGAACTGTCCACGGAGTGCTCGGTCTCCGAGTACGGCGGCGGGCAGCACGACCTGTTCGGTGAGGGCTCCGGTACGCCGACGCCGGTCGCGGTCGAGAACTTCCAGATGCTCCAGGACCGGCAGACCTCGGACACTCTGGCCGGCCCAGAGGGCAAAGGCAATCGCGTCAACCTGCTCAACTGGGACGGCAAAGGGTCACCGCCCGGGATGTTCCCACCGAAGGGCTCCGACTCATGA
- a CDS encoding nitrate reductase subunit alpha gives MTPSDKKSIGMDGSLTEALVRSRRFFTRGTVSDDLRTISKVGGREADDFYRDRWSHDKVVRSTHGVNCTGSCSWKVYVKDGIITWETQQTDYPSVGPDSPEYEPRGCPRGAAFSWYTYSPTRVRYPYVRGVLLQMFREAKAQHDGDPVKAWEHIVENPLRAKAYKSARGKGGLIRATWDEASEIVAAAHVHTIKKYGPDRVAGFSPIPAMSMVSHASGARFVNLIGGSMLSFYDWYADLPVASPQVFGDQTDVPESGDWWNAGYLIMWGSNLPVTRTPDAHWMTEARYRGQKVIAVAPDYADNVKFADEWLPAKPGTDAALAMAMGHVVLKEFFVDRQTPYFTEYVKTYTDLPHLVRLEEAADGEYAAGKFLTAADLTDHSGEENAAFKTVLIDSRTGEAVVPNGSLGHRYGEAGIGSWNLDLGDVDPVLSLLDTTTESVVVRMPRFDTPDGAAADLPRGVPVRRVDGHLVTTVFDLLLAQYGVARLQRGEPLPGIWPTGDNKGYDDARSPYTPAWQETITGVPAAAAARIGREFAQNAEDSKGRSMIVMGAGTNHWFHSDTIYRAFLTLTNLTGCQGVNGGGWAHYVGQEKVRPITGYTQIANALDWNRPPRNMVQTAYWYLHTDQFRYDQFGADTLSATTGKGQLAGMSTADVIAQSVRMGWMPSYPTFDRNPLDLSDDAAAAGEPVGEYAVEQLKSGALGFAGEDPDAPGNYPRVLSIWRANLLGSSGKGNEYFLKHLLGTDSSVRATETPEDRRPVDVTWRDQAPEGKLDLLMTIDFRQTSTTIFSDVVLPAATWYEKHDLNTTDMHPFVHSFNPAIAPPWQTRTDWDAWQTIAAKFSELAATRLGVRTDVVAVPLTHDTPEAMANPHGVVHDWKKGECEPIPGVTMPKLVEVERDYGAVAEKMNALGPLVDTLGATTKGVTFELSKQVDYLRAKNGAVRGGVADGRPSLKKDVNVCEAILAMSGTTNGQLATQGFKTLEKRTGVQLADLAEEHQGKQITFADTLGPPVPVITSPEWSGSETGGRRYSPFTINVERKKPWHTLTGRMHFYLDHDWMTELGEGLPVYRPPLNMAALFAEPTLGNVSDGSAGQVEGLTVRYLTPHNKWSIHSEYQDNLFMLSLSRGGQNIWMSDRDAAKVGIKDNDWIEAVNRNGVVVARAIVSHRMPEGTVYMYHAQDRLIDVPLAETSGKRGGIHNSLTRLLVKPSHLIGGYAQLTFAFNYLGPTGNQRDEVTVIRKRSQDVTY, from the coding sequence TTGACCCCATCAGACAAGAAGTCGATCGGGATGGACGGCTCCCTCACCGAAGCCCTCGTCCGCAGCAGAAGGTTCTTCACCCGTGGAACCGTCTCCGACGACCTGCGGACCATCTCGAAAGTCGGGGGACGCGAGGCCGACGACTTCTACCGCGACCGCTGGAGTCACGACAAGGTCGTGCGATCGACCCATGGAGTGAACTGCACCGGTTCCTGCTCGTGGAAGGTCTACGTCAAGGACGGAATCATCACCTGGGAGACGCAGCAGACCGACTATCCCTCGGTCGGTCCGGACTCCCCGGAGTACGAGCCCCGCGGCTGCCCCCGGGGTGCCGCCTTCTCTTGGTACACCTACTCGCCGACCCGCGTGCGCTACCCCTACGTGCGCGGCGTGCTGCTCCAGATGTTCCGCGAGGCCAAGGCCCAGCACGACGGTGATCCGGTCAAGGCCTGGGAGCACATCGTCGAGAATCCCCTGCGAGCAAAGGCCTACAAGTCCGCACGCGGCAAGGGCGGCCTGATCCGGGCTACCTGGGACGAGGCCAGCGAGATCGTCGCGGCGGCACACGTCCACACGATCAAGAAGTACGGGCCAGACCGCGTCGCCGGCTTCTCCCCCATCCCAGCAATGTCGATGGTGTCGCACGCTTCCGGCGCGAGGTTTGTCAATCTCATCGGCGGATCGATGCTGAGCTTCTATGACTGGTACGCCGACCTGCCCGTCGCCTCTCCGCAGGTATTCGGCGACCAGACCGACGTGCCCGAGTCCGGTGACTGGTGGAATGCCGGCTACCTGATCATGTGGGGTTCCAACCTCCCGGTCACCCGTACACCGGACGCGCACTGGATGACCGAAGCCCGCTACCGCGGTCAGAAGGTGATCGCGGTCGCGCCCGACTACGCCGATAACGTCAAGTTCGCTGACGAATGGCTGCCCGCCAAGCCCGGAACTGATGCCGCACTCGCGATGGCGATGGGCCACGTCGTACTCAAGGAGTTCTTCGTCGACCGGCAGACGCCCTACTTCACCGAGTACGTGAAGACCTACACCGACCTGCCACACCTGGTCCGCCTCGAGGAGGCTGCCGATGGTGAGTATGCGGCCGGCAAGTTCCTCACCGCCGCCGACCTGACGGACCACTCCGGTGAGGAGAACGCCGCGTTCAAGACCGTGCTCATCGACTCGCGCACCGGCGAGGCCGTTGTCCCGAACGGGTCCTTGGGCCACCGGTACGGCGAGGCAGGCATCGGGAGCTGGAACCTCGACCTGGGCGACGTCGATCCAGTCCTCTCCCTCCTCGACACCACGACCGAGTCGGTCGTTGTCCGGATGCCGCGTTTCGACACCCCCGACGGCGCTGCCGCCGACCTTCCCCGCGGCGTACCCGTGCGTCGTGTGGACGGCCACCTGGTCACCACGGTCTTCGATCTCCTCCTCGCCCAGTACGGCGTCGCCCGTTTACAGCGCGGCGAGCCGCTCCCCGGCATCTGGCCGACCGGAGACAACAAGGGGTACGACGACGCACGGTCGCCGTACACGCCCGCATGGCAGGAGACCATCACGGGCGTGCCTGCCGCCGCCGCCGCTCGTATCGGCCGCGAGTTCGCCCAGAATGCCGAGGATTCCAAGGGCCGATCGATGATCGTTATGGGCGCCGGCACCAACCACTGGTTCCACTCCGACACGATCTACCGAGCCTTCCTCACCCTCACCAACCTCACCGGTTGCCAAGGTGTCAACGGCGGCGGCTGGGCCCACTACGTCGGGCAGGAGAAGGTCCGCCCGATCACGGGCTACACCCAGATCGCCAACGCTCTCGACTGGAACCGCCCTCCGCGCAACATGGTGCAGACCGCCTACTGGTACCTGCACACCGATCAGTTCCGCTACGACCAGTTCGGTGCCGACACGCTCTCCGCCACCACTGGCAAGGGACAACTTGCCGGCATGTCGACCGCCGATGTGATCGCCCAGAGCGTCCGGATGGGCTGGATGCCCTCGTATCCCACCTTCGACCGCAATCCGCTGGACCTCAGCGACGACGCGGCCGCCGCGGGCGAACCGGTCGGCGAGTACGCCGTCGAACAACTCAAGTCCGGCGCACTCGGCTTCGCCGGCGAGGACCCCGATGCCCCCGGCAACTATCCGCGGGTCCTCTCGATCTGGCGAGCCAACCTGCTCGGCTCGTCGGGCAAGGGCAACGAGTACTTCCTCAAGCACCTGCTCGGCACCGACTCCTCGGTGCGGGCCACCGAGACGCCCGAGGACCGGCGGCCCGTCGACGTGACATGGCGCGACCAGGCCCCCGAGGGCAAGCTCGATCTGCTGATGACGATCGACTTCCGCCAGACGAGCACCACGATCTTCTCCGACGTCGTCCTCCCGGCCGCGACCTGGTATGAGAAGCACGACCTCAACACCACCGACATGCACCCCTTCGTGCACTCGTTCAACCCCGCCATCGCACCGCCGTGGCAGACCCGTACCGACTGGGACGCCTGGCAGACGATCGCGGCGAAGTTCAGCGAGCTCGCCGCGACCCGTCTCGGCGTCCGCACGGACGTCGTCGCGGTGCCACTCACCCACGACACTCCGGAGGCAATGGCGAACCCGCACGGCGTCGTACACGACTGGAAGAAAGGCGAATGCGAGCCGATCCCCGGTGTCACCATGCCGAAACTCGTCGAGGTCGAGCGTGACTACGGCGCCGTCGCCGAGAAAATGAACGCACTCGGCCCGCTGGTGGACACGCTCGGCGCTACCACCAAGGGCGTCACCTTCGAACTGAGCAAGCAGGTCGACTACCTCCGCGCCAAGAACGGCGCCGTCCGGGGTGGCGTAGCCGACGGCCGACCGTCGCTGAAGAAGGACGTCAACGTCTGCGAGGCGATCCTGGCGATGTCCGGCACCACCAACGGGCAGCTGGCGACACAGGGGTTCAAGACCCTTGAGAAGCGCACCGGCGTCCAATTGGCCGACCTGGCCGAGGAACACCAGGGCAAGCAGATCACCTTCGCCGACACCCTGGGCCCACCTGTTCCGGTGATCACCTCACCGGAATGGTCAGGCTCGGAGACCGGCGGGCGCCGCTACTCCCCGTTCACCATCAATGTGGAGCGCAAGAAGCCCTGGCACACGCTGACCGGGCGGATGCACTTCTACCTCGATCACGACTGGATGACCGAACTCGGCGAAGGCCTACCCGTCTACCGGCCACCGCTGAACATGGCCGCCCTGTTCGCGGAACCGACTCTCGGCAACGTCTCCGACGGATCGGCCGGCCAAGTCGAAGGGCTGACCGTGCGCTACCTGACCCCGCACAACAAGTGGTCGATCCACTCGGAGTACCAGGACAACCTCTTCATGCTCTCGCTGTCACGCGGCGGTCAGAACATCTGGATGAGCGACCGGGACGCGGCAAAGGTCGGTATCAAGGACAACGACTGGATCGAGGCGGTCAACCGCAACGGCGTCGTGGTCGCCCGCGCGATCGTCTCGCACCGGATGCCCGAGGGGACCGTGTACATGTACCACGCCCAGGACCGGTTGATCGACGTACCGCTGGCGGAGACTTCCGGCAAGCGCGGCGGCATCCACAACTCCCTGACCAGGCTGCTCGTGAAACCGTCCCACCTGATCGGCGGGTACGCCCAGCTGACCTTCGCGTTCAACTACCTCGGCCCAACCGGGAATCAGCGTGACGAGGTCACCGTCATCCGCAAACGCAGTCAGGACGTGACGTACTGA
- a CDS encoding MFS transporter, with protein MTTPLASEHQTSVAARSPWLMLAVATIGFAINFWAWALISPLGPLFRTTGSLGPLTESDVALLVAVPVVVGSLGRIIVGGLTDRYGGRVMFPIVSGVTILPILFIAFVALDSYSLLLVGGFFLGIAGTAFAVGVPFVNGWFPPKQRGLAIGIFGAGMGGTAISALTTVKLTAHLGAKSPFLITGAVLACYALAAWLILRDPPGRVAPTTSLTSRIAANARLPITWQACVLYAVAFGGYVAFSVYLPAYLKTAHHLTPADAANRMAGFVLVAVIMRPVGGWLADKLGEVPVLATGFGVVVVCAGVSAGTPPLHGIGTVAFLAMAAALGAGSGATFALIAKVTEPSRVGGVTGLVGAAGGLGGFVPPLIMGYVYGRTESYAVGLWLLSITAALALLLTVTIVRRTATKGQEAR; from the coding sequence GTGACGACCCCGCTGGCGTCGGAGCACCAGACCAGCGTGGCCGCGAGATCGCCGTGGCTGATGCTGGCCGTCGCGACCATCGGTTTCGCGATCAATTTCTGGGCTTGGGCGCTGATCAGCCCGCTCGGCCCGCTGTTCCGAACCACTGGGTCCCTCGGTCCGCTCACGGAGTCCGACGTCGCGCTGCTTGTCGCTGTGCCGGTGGTGGTTGGGTCGCTCGGCCGGATCATCGTGGGTGGGCTGACCGACAGGTACGGCGGCAGGGTCATGTTTCCGATCGTCTCGGGCGTGACCATCCTCCCGATCTTGTTCATCGCGTTCGTCGCCCTCGACTCCTACAGCTTGCTCCTGGTCGGCGGCTTCTTCCTCGGGATCGCGGGCACCGCTTTCGCCGTCGGCGTCCCCTTCGTCAACGGATGGTTCCCGCCCAAGCAGCGCGGCCTCGCGATCGGCATCTTCGGTGCCGGCATGGGCGGCACCGCGATCAGCGCCCTGACCACCGTGAAGCTCACGGCCCACCTTGGCGCCAAGTCGCCGTTCCTCATCACCGGCGCAGTCCTGGCCTGCTACGCCCTGGCGGCGTGGCTGATCCTGCGCGATCCACCTGGCCGGGTCGCACCCACCACCTCGCTGACCTCACGGATCGCTGCCAACGCGCGGCTACCGATCACGTGGCAAGCCTGCGTGCTCTACGCGGTTGCCTTCGGTGGATACGTCGCCTTCTCGGTCTACCTCCCGGCTTATCTGAAGACCGCGCACCACCTCACTCCGGCCGACGCCGCCAACCGGATGGCCGGCTTCGTACTCGTCGCCGTCATCATGCGCCCAGTAGGCGGCTGGCTTGCCGACAAGTTGGGTGAAGTTCCGGTACTGGCCACCGGCTTCGGCGTTGTCGTCGTCTGCGCCGGCGTTTCGGCAGGAACGCCACCGCTCCACGGCATCGGAACGGTCGCCTTCCTCGCCATGGCTGCGGCGCTCGGCGCTGGGAGCGGCGCCACCTTCGCCCTCATCGCCAAGGTCACCGAACCGTCCCGGGTCGGTGGCGTGACCGGGCTCGTCGGCGCAGCCGGCGGACTGGGTGGCTTCGTCCCGCCGCTCATCATGGGCTACGTCTACGGCCGCACCGAGTCCTACGCCGTCGGACTGTGGTTGCTCTCCATCACCGCCGCCCTGGCCCTCCTGCTCACCGTCACCATCGTCCGGCGAACCGCGACCAAGGGACAGGAAGCTCGTTGA
- the narI gene encoding respiratory nitrate reductase subunit gamma, translated as MNEFLFVIVPYLCLATFVVGHLWRYRYDKFGWTTRSSQLYENRLLRIGSPLFHFGILGVVGGHIIGLLVPQSWTDAVGISEHTYHLVAITGGLLAGVMTVVGMTILIYRRRTVGPVFSATTQMDKVMYAFLAVVIVLGMWNTIAGSILTIGGDYNYRAGVSVWYRSFLAFHPDASLMADAPLGFQLHALAAFGLFALWPFTRLVHVFSAPVGYLTRPYIVYRSRDDTQLGSHRPRRGWDRVR; from the coding sequence ATGAACGAATTCCTCTTCGTCATCGTCCCTTACCTCTGCTTGGCGACGTTCGTGGTCGGTCATCTCTGGCGCTACCGCTACGACAAGTTCGGCTGGACCACCCGCTCCTCACAGCTCTACGAAAACCGGCTGCTTCGCATCGGCAGCCCGCTCTTCCACTTCGGCATCCTCGGAGTCGTCGGCGGCCACATCATCGGCCTGCTGGTGCCGCAGTCGTGGACGGACGCCGTCGGAATCAGCGAGCACACTTACCACCTGGTCGCCATCACCGGTGGCCTGCTGGCCGGCGTCATGACGGTCGTCGGCATGACGATCCTGATCTACCGCCGACGCACCGTCGGACCTGTCTTCTCCGCCACAACACAGATGGATAAGGTGATGTACGCCTTCCTCGCGGTCGTGATCGTACTGGGTATGTGGAACACCATCGCCGGATCGATCCTCACCATTGGCGGCGACTACAACTACCGGGCAGGCGTATCGGTCTGGTACCGCTCGTTCCTCGCATTCCACCCCGACGCCTCCCTGATGGCCGACGCGCCGCTGGGTTTCCAACTCCACGCACTCGCCGCCTTCGGCCTGTTCGCCTTATGGCCCTTCACACGCCTGGTGCACGTGTTCAGCGCGCCGGTCGGCTACCTGACCCGCCCCTACATCGTCTACCGCAGCCGCGACGACACCCAGCTCGGCAGTCACCGCCCCCGGCGGGGCTGGGACCGAGTCCGCTGA
- a CDS encoding DUF7489 domain-containing protein, giving the protein MADVWQGQVVRKARGLLDGSNMYRRVKVKLTDGTTKKVRVSRQLWDELSEGDTLHRSPDGEVVKTSSS; this is encoded by the coding sequence GTGGCTGACGTATGGCAAGGCCAGGTGGTCCGCAAGGCGCGCGGACTGCTCGACGGCTCGAATATGTACCGACGCGTCAAGGTCAAGCTCACCGACGGCACGACGAAGAAGGTTCGCGTCAGTCGGCAACTGTGGGACGAACTGTCCGAGGGCGACACCCTGCACCGGTCCCCCGACGGCGAGGTCGTCAAGACGTCGAGCAGCTAG
- the narJ gene encoding nitrate reductase molybdenum cofactor assembly chaperone codes for MTGRRPKPALPADQLTIVWQSVSLLLDYPDQDLLGRTDLLRSASLSLPPAIGDSIRAFLDHLQATPLPELQTDYVETFDSRRRCNLFLTYFAHGDTRKRGMALLRFKQTYLRSGFALDDAELPDHLCVVLEFAATIDHALGRDLILDHRAGLELLRLSLQDMDSPWANLIDAVTATLPPLRGDERDAVRRLAADGPPEEEVGLAPFASPQFSPGSTLLPMPSFPGARR; via the coding sequence ATGACCGGTCGCCGGCCCAAACCGGCCCTGCCTGCAGACCAACTCACCATCGTGTGGCAGTCGGTCTCCCTGCTCCTCGACTACCCCGACCAGGACTTGTTAGGCCGCACCGACCTGCTCCGGTCGGCGTCGCTGAGTCTGCCGCCCGCGATCGGCGACTCCATCCGCGCCTTCCTCGATCACCTCCAGGCCACCCCGTTGCCGGAGCTTCAGACCGACTACGTCGAGACCTTTGACAGCCGACGTCGCTGCAATCTGTTCCTGACCTACTTCGCCCACGGCGACACTCGTAAGCGTGGCATGGCGCTGTTGCGCTTCAAGCAGACCTACCTGCGCTCCGGGTTCGCGCTCGACGACGCGGAGCTGCCTGATCACCTCTGCGTCGTCCTCGAGTTCGCCGCCACCATCGACCACGCGCTCGGCCGCGACCTCATCCTCGACCACCGCGCCGGACTCGAGTTGCTGCGACTCTCGCTGCAAGACATGGACTCACCGTGGGCGAACCTGATTGACGCTGTCACCGCCACGCTGCCGCCACTACGCGGCGACGAGCGCGACGCCGTACGCCGCCTCGCTGCCGATGGACCACCTGAGGAAGAAGTCGGGCTCGCGCCTTTCGCCAGCCCACAGTTCAGCCCTGGGTCCACGCTGCTGCCGATGCCGTCGTTCCCGGGAGCCCGCAGATGA